One part of the Herpetosiphonaceae bacterium genome encodes these proteins:
- a CDS encoding phosphoadenylyl-sulfate reductase, which translates to MLDTLHTPGPEAAALEQWNVLFRTTTPQTLLAWASRQWDEHMALTCSFGGAAGLVLLDMIATVAPHTPVLYIDTGLLFDETYRLIDEIRQRYEINLIAVKPARTVAQQALEEGESLWRRDPDRCCGLRKVQPLGEALKPYAAWVTGVRRGNSHSRANTALIEWSSKYHLIKLNPLAFWNERDVWRYMHEHHVPYNPLLDQGYRSIGCYTCTSLPTSDAPRSGRWAGFNKTECGLHLEPA; encoded by the coding sequence ATGTTAGACACATTGCACACGCCCGGTCCTGAGGCGGCTGCCCTGGAGCAGTGGAACGTGCTCTTCAGGACGACGACACCACAGACTTTGTTGGCCTGGGCCAGCCGCCAGTGGGACGAACACATGGCACTGACCTGCTCGTTCGGCGGCGCTGCTGGCCTGGTGCTGCTCGATATGATCGCGACGGTCGCGCCGCACACGCCGGTGCTGTACATCGACACCGGGCTGCTCTTCGACGAGACGTACCGCCTGATCGATGAGATTCGCCAGCGCTACGAGATTAACCTGATCGCGGTGAAGCCCGCGCGCACGGTTGCGCAGCAGGCGCTCGAAGAGGGCGAGTCGCTGTGGCGGCGCGACCCCGACCGCTGCTGCGGGCTGCGCAAGGTGCAGCCGCTTGGCGAGGCGCTCAAGCCGTATGCGGCATGGGTTACGGGCGTGCGGCGCGGCAACAGCCATAGCCGCGCCAATACCGCGCTGATCGAGTGGAGCAGCAAGTACCACCTGATCAAGCTCAATCCGCTGGCCTTCTGGAACGAGCGCGATGTCTGGCGCTACATGCATGAGCATCATGTGCCGTACAACCCGCTGCTCGACCAGGGCTACCGATCGATCGGCTGCTACACCTGTACCAGCCTGCCCACGAGCGACGCGCCGCGCTCCGGGCGCTGGGCCGGCTTCAATAAGACCGAGTGCGGTCTGCACCTTGAGCCTGCCTGA
- a CDS encoding NADPH-dependent assimilatory sulfite reductase hemoprotein subunit, with the protein MPENAQGATTASLSKVEDLKLDSQGLAGQLWEELADEATDRVSEDSYQLLKFHGSYQQDDRDVRKVRKQQGLDRAWSFMVRTKFPGGRLTAAQYMLADDLASRLANNTLRITTRQDFQFHGVGKANLKTLIRELNERWISTYGGCGDVARNTLTCPVADLLPGNTFDYQVLAQQISDRFMPDSTAYYELWLDGQKIMADGTRVDVQPKRDESFYGPTYMPRKHKMGIGLPHDNCIDLFTQDLALEAILADDGELQGFNLVAGGGLGSTHGKAETFPRLGDRIGFVTAEQALAVLEVATAIYRDYGDRTNRRHARLKYVLEDRGVAWFQDELAHRLGYRLPPPAEIGHYDVHDHLGWQQQADGRWLVGVWIENGRIKDTPTHPAKTGLRAIIEEFQPEIRLTAQQNLVLVNISAADKPRVEALLAQYGLLTSGGTLSELRRYAMACPALPTCGLAVAESERYLPDLIGELEQRGYGDDRVWIRMSGCPNACSRPPTAEIGIVGRSLNLYNVYVGGSFAGTRLAQLYRADVRVDNLVDVLADALDQWKQRRSGDEAFGDWAARELVAA; encoded by the coding sequence ATGCCAGAGAATGCACAAGGAGCCACAACGGCAAGTCTCTCGAAGGTCGAGGACCTCAAGCTCGATAGCCAAGGTCTGGCCGGGCAGCTCTGGGAGGAGCTGGCGGACGAAGCCACCGATCGTGTGTCGGAGGACTCGTACCAGCTGCTCAAGTTCCATGGCAGCTACCAGCAGGACGACCGCGATGTGCGCAAGGTGCGCAAGCAGCAAGGTCTGGATCGCGCGTGGTCGTTCATGGTTCGCACCAAGTTTCCGGGCGGTCGGCTGACCGCCGCGCAGTATATGCTGGCCGACGACCTGGCCTCGCGGCTTGCCAACAACACACTACGCATCACCACCCGCCAGGACTTTCAGTTTCACGGCGTCGGCAAAGCTAACTTGAAGACGCTGATCCGCGAGCTGAACGAGCGCTGGATCTCGACCTACGGCGGCTGCGGCGATGTCGCCCGCAACACGCTGACCTGTCCCGTGGCCGATCTACTGCCGGGCAATACGTTCGATTATCAGGTGCTCGCCCAGCAGATCAGCGACCGGTTCATGCCCGACTCGACGGCCTACTACGAGCTGTGGCTCGACGGCCAGAAGATCATGGCCGACGGCACCCGCGTGGATGTGCAGCCAAAGCGTGACGAGTCGTTCTACGGCCCGACGTACATGCCGCGCAAGCACAAGATGGGCATCGGCCTGCCGCACGACAACTGCATCGATCTCTTCACGCAAGACCTGGCGCTTGAGGCGATTCTGGCCGACGACGGCGAGCTGCAAGGCTTCAATCTGGTAGCGGGCGGCGGCCTGGGCAGCACGCATGGCAAGGCCGAGACGTTTCCCCGGCTTGGCGATCGGATCGGTTTTGTGACTGCGGAGCAGGCGTTGGCGGTGCTCGAAGTGGCTACGGCGATCTACCGCGACTACGGCGACCGCACCAACCGGCGTCATGCGCGGCTGAAATATGTCCTCGAAGATCGCGGCGTGGCCTGGTTCCAAGACGAACTCGCGCATCGGCTTGGCTACCGCCTGCCGCCTCCGGCTGAGATCGGCCACTACGATGTTCACGATCATCTCGGCTGGCAGCAGCAGGCCGATGGACGCTGGCTGGTTGGTGTCTGGATCGAGAACGGACGCATCAAAGACACGCCGACGCATCCGGCCAAGACCGGCCTGCGGGCGATCATCGAGGAGTTCCAGCCGGAGATTCGGCTGACCGCGCAGCAAAATCTGGTGCTGGTTAATATCAGCGCCGCAGACAAGCCGCGCGTCGAGGCGCTGCTGGCGCAGTACGGCCTGCTGACCAGCGGCGGCACGCTGAGCGAGCTGCGGCGCTACGCGATGGCCTGTCCGGCGCTGCCGACCTGTGGCCTGGCCGTGGCCGAGAGCGAGCGCTACCTGCCGGATTTGATCGGCGAGCTTGAGCAGCGCGGCTACGGAGACGATCGCGTCTGGATTCGGATGTCGGGCTGTCCCAACGCCTGCTCGCGTCCGCCGACAGCGGAGATCGGCATCGTCGGGCGCAGCTTGAATCTGTACAACGTGTATGTTGGCGGCAGCTTCGCGGGCACTCGCCTGGCGCAGCTCTACCGGGCCGATGTTCGCGTCGATAATCTGGTGGACGTGCTGGCCGACGCGCTCGATCAGTGGAAGCAGCGCCGGAGTGGCGATGAGGCGTTTGGTGATTGGGCGGCGCGCGAGCTGGTTGCAGCTTGA